The segment TGAAAACGAGGCGGGCGAAATACGGCTTTCGCTGTGGATTATCCCGAATATACGGTGTATCTTCTACCGGACAAATCGGTATTTCTCCGTTACAGATCTGACTTTTGTCTTCTTCATCTTCCCAGCACGGTAGGATAAGGTCGATGGTTTCCAGGTGTATCAAGGGGAACTATGAACTCGCCGCCAGGATTGCAGGTGGGGGATCCGAACCGAGGGCGAACATCCGATTTTCCGGGGATGACGGTCCCGTGAGCATGTTTCTGGATATCGACGGGATAGGATTCCGCGTGGTCAGGGAGGCCGGTGGAAACCGTGAGGTTCTGAAGTACTACCCGGGCGGGGGACCGCCCCCCTGGAACGTCCGCGTGCTGAAGAAAGGCAACTTTTTCCGGTTTCGCGTGAACGGAAAATCGGGATGGGTCCGGGGCCCATCGGGCGAGTGGGACGGGATGTACGATAAGTGGGAGAACACCCTGGCCCTGGAGGGAACCGGGGGATGCGAATTCGAATCCTGTACGGTCTCGACGTTGCCGTGGCTGGACCAGAGAACGGAACCGGTCATCGCGCGGGGCCCGGCGGGCAGCCACTACGAGAAGCAGATCATCCCGGGCGCTATCGTTGAAATCGACAACCGTTTCTATATGTACTGCATGGCGGGCATGGAGGGCGCCCAGGAAGGGTCCTCCCGGCGCACGATCGCCGTGGCGGAAAGCGATGATCTGCTGTCATGGGAAGTGCACCCCGTTCCGGTTCTTTCCTACGCGGACGGTCCGGGCGACAACATCTACGTGAACGGCGCGGTCATCAAACCCGAAGGCCAGGTCGTCATCATGTATGCCGTACAGCAGTACCCCGCCTGGCTCGGATTCATGATCGCGTCGGCCGACGACCCGAAAGGGCCTTTCAAGCCTCATCCCGGAAACCCCGTCTACCGGCATTTCAATGGCGCCGCCCACGAGTTCGACCTGCAGCGCGTGGATCAACCGGACTACCGGTACATCATGTGCTACGCCGGTTACACGCCGCGGCCGTCGGGAGGCTGGCCGGGCGGCGACCGGGGCTACCTGCTTTACAGCGATAATCTTGTAGACTGGCGCGAGGCCGAAGATAACCCGGTGTTCGGTCCGGAGACGACGGACGACTGGGACGCCGTGCACGTGCGGCCGCGGTCACTGAACCGCATCGGCGATACATGGTATCTATGGTACGAAGGCTGCAACGCGTGGACGCCGCCGGACTCGAAAGCAGCGCGGGAGCAATGGTGCGATTCGGTGGGCCTTGCCCGTTCATCGGACCTTAAAAACTGGACGTACTATCCGCGAAATCCTGCCCTTCCGGCCCTTGGAATCGGAGCAGAGCGATTCGACCACACCTGGACCGGCTGGCCGCGCATGGTCGTAAGGGGCGACACGGGATACGTGTTTTATACCGGAAACGCCCAGGTCGGCCTGAGGACGATATCGGTCCAACGCCTGGTGGACTGGTCGTCCGAGGGCGGCGAGACGTTTCGGATCGTTTAGACGGCACTATATTTGAACAGGTTGTCGCTCCCGCTGGGATTCACGCCGTCGTGCCAGAGGCACCGGCAGATAGACCACGAAGAACAGCACCAGCGCCACCACGTCGAGGATGGGGATGTACCAGGGCCACGGCGCAAAGAAGAAGGGCGAAACCGTACCCCAGGGCGGCCTCGACAGGTACATGTAGTTCGACCCGAGGAGCAGGTTGATGATCCCCACGGCCACGGCGAACAAATTCAGGACGATGAAAGCGCGGAAGAGTCCGCCCAGCGTGGGCCGCATGCCCAGGCCCCAGGTGGCGTACAGGACGCCCACGACGATACCGGAGTGGGTGATGAAATACTGGAAGAAACGCCACGAAGGGAAGCCGGTGTCT is part of the Gemmatimonadota bacterium genome and harbors:
- a CDS encoding TIGR02206 family membrane protein → MTPSGFQTFGTPHLFVMGLTLALPILLSGLARRAGDDWTPATIGYLLAAMLLVNEFSAWGYRLLQFGPDYIVRNHLPLHICGVANLLTAATLLFRNRYAYEIAYFWGLVGSANAVITPGAIDTGFPSWRFFQYFITHSGIVVGVLYATWGLGMRPTLGGLFRAFIVLNLFAVAVGIINLLLGSNYMYLSRPPWGTVSPFFFAPWPWYIPILDVVALVLFFVVYLPVPLARRRESQRERQPVQI